A window of Pedosphaera parvula Ellin514 genomic DNA:
ATGATCGGACACATCACCGGAATCCAGCATCTTCATCGAAAGCTCGCTCCACTTATTCTTGTTCAAACCGCCAAGGGTCGTGGAATGGAACTTGTTGTCGAGCAAACTGCCTTCGCTCCCCACAAGATGCGTGTGGAAATAATAAGGTTGCAGGCAGTCAATCACAGAAGCGCACTTGCCTATGCGTCCGTCCTTGAACTTCAGAATCGTTACACTGGTTGTCGGATATTCGTATTCGGCAAAAACCTTGTTCTTCGAGACCGTCGCGTAACTGGTCACGGTATCCACCTCGCCATCCATGCAAAGCAACAAGGCATCCAGCGCGTGGCAACCCGCTGACAACAAACTGCTGCCGCCGGCATTCTTCTTGGTGTTCCAGCGAAACTGTCCATACCACGGCCCGATACCATGATAATAATCCACTTCGCCGTAATGAACCTTGCCCAGCAGACCACGATCAATTGTCGCCTTGATGCTCAAAAACTGACTCGACCAACGGCATTCAAAGCAAACGCACGTCTTGACCTTTGCCAGCTTCACCGCCTCCTGCA
This region includes:
- a CDS encoding Gfo/Idh/MocA family protein, with the translated sequence MKKYNVGIIGYGWVAGAHIAAINATSNAQVTAVYSSRELDAAKVSAQHGSSITVYNDLKKMLANPDIHVVSVCSYPYDHSKQVIAAAKAGKHLIIEKPLALNLKDLRAMQEAVKLAKVKTCVCFECRWSSQFLSIKATIDRGLLGKVHYGEVDYYHGIGPWYGQFRWNTKKNAGGSSLLSAGCHALDALLLCMDGEVDTVTSYATVSKNKVFAEYEYPTTSVTILKFKDGRIGKCASVIDCLQPYYFHTHLVGSEGSLLDNKFHSTTLGGLNKNKWSELSMKMLDSGDVSDHPYQTQFQAFFDALEQGKEMPLTSLTEAAKSHEVIFAADRSANEGKPVKL